The Vespa velutina chromosome 2, iVesVel2.1, whole genome shotgun sequence sequence tccttctctctcctcccccctccctctctctctcactctttctctctcatgcaagttttattgaaaaaatatttcaataaaatcaaaaataaataagatattccAAGTGACAAAAATTACAGATCCACCATGTACAAAAGTTATAGTCTAATAAGGAGTGCAAGCTATCAAGTGGCTACTGATCATATACACTAATGAGAAGCAAACAATACAGCCTaactatttaatataaacgGAGCAATCTAAATacttaagaaataagaaaaatgcaaaagaTTGAGCTACTTTCacttataacaaaaaataaatatatatatatatatataatctactATGTTCTATTAAGTTATatagaacaaaaattaattaattttactttttgtttaatacaataatactTTGGATGTAATacaattccttttctttttaaaagagcAGTAATCACCTGCTTTAATCACTGCTGTAGCATGAAAAATACAAAGTAATAAAGTACGCATCATGTAGGCAAAAGTTTTGTGAAGTAACATATTTTGTGCATAAAGCATACTTCATTATATGCATaacatatagaaaaaaaaacgaatatagAGCAAGcaaatatagaaagatatcCGCAGAGAGACCGACAAACAGACACATCAAGTTACACCGAGAAGATGACAGTGTTCGGTGGTCaggtggtggtgttggtgatGTGAGGAAGGGGGCGCTACACTGAAACATTCAGGCCTTTTTGCACACTGGCCAGTTCacaattattaagattattcatataaaatagatattgtatacgtataagtatacatatataagtatacataaTAGCCAACATCTGGACATAGTTGTTTGTGaagtatttactttatatcttcaataaagttataaagttattttcacttttataaactaatgaattatttattttaatagcaataatcttttattgttCAATTATCTAAtgatttgattaatttattgtacaattttCATATAGATTTGAAAGTCAATTGTCCAAACATTAACTCTTAATTTTCAAAGAACCTAAGAGTGGAAGGAAAGATTTTACTGTAAGATAttttactacatatatatatatatatatatatatatatatatatatatatacatcgataatttcttttaaatataagcTACGTCAGTATATGTGCATTGTTTccttaataagaaaaatataccttGAATAATTATCAAGGAGATAGTGATGCAAAAGAGTATAGAGATAAAATGGATGTATGTGAacaaattttatgtattaaaatattttggcATATATAAACTATGGCAGTGCACATAATGCAACACTGAGtcacatttattttcacaGTATTCTTTCCTGCAAAAAACTCTCAGGTTTAACTACCTAAAGACTCAGTATTTTAACCATTTgaggtaaatattttaatatatctattggCATACTTAAgaataaaagcaaaatattgttaagagcatttaatatgaaaaaaatttgtttttcttacagTAAgcttattacaatattataacagTAGGGAAAGCCTGGCCTAACTGTATTAAAAGACCATTTCTCTGAAAAATCCTCAAAAAGTTAAAAGTATTAACACTGAGGTAcattattacagttaaaaATATTGCACTGTTATTGATCATAAATTAAGTTGCaaattaaatcttataaaGCATTCAGAGCATGCTGCTATAATTTTAGATCATCATAATTCATTGTGTAACACTAATGGCAATcctaatatatgtatataatctgTTTTATACTGTCTATAACAATTATGCTATTAtacttattcttatatttccaATACACTTTACACGTTTGGATTCctatagtatttattattatcttatttaactatataaaatgttaatataagGAATTAAAAATGGCCCTTTAAGAGATATAGtatgaataatttcataatattatcaatctattattaaataattttatttctaatataatactttGCATTgggaatataaatttaattaaattaattattatttgatattaaagaCCTTTAATGCATATGtgatatgtatttatgcatatatcaatatatacatacctttaTTCGAGAAACAGCTTCTTCTGCTTGACACATTCTAGTTGATTTTGTTGGTTGACCCTCACATACTAATTGTGTAGATCCTAAGTATCTTGCTCTGAACAATACACCTTCGATCAACACTGAAGGATCGTCCAATAATGCTGAAATTTCCACAGAAATAGACCATTTAGAATTTGCACTATCTTTTGCGTTAAGTTTTGCACTAGATCTTGCACTACATAATCTACCAAATGCAACTAAGTATTCATCAGTACaatgaattaatttgaatgatgataataaactaCTATCTGATAAAACTTCCATTTGATTAACATTGTTTGTTAAAgccatttaaataatgttttaatattgTGTTATGAATTGAAGCAacggaaatatatttttcacacttcttatgtattttttaaacaaaaaccTATACATTTTAACAAATTCTCTTAACTACAGATTATATATGGTAAatgtatgaaataaatatatcattgaataTAATCCACTTATCAATTGATGAAATATCTTATCAATGATTTTGTAAATATGTTGTAGATTATCTAAAATGAATActcgtaatataatatgtcTCTTGCACATTTGAAACAATATTGATAATTCAGTTGACATTTATCTtcttcaataaatttattttgctcatcaaaataacaaaaagtgcatatatatatatatatatatatatatatatatatatatatatatattatttaaataaaaagtatttaataacGAATACATTTTGAAACACATACCATATATACCACGATGAATTGATCAAAGTTCATCAATTATACACAATTGAATAAGCAgcaattaaagaaagaaaaatatgtcattaacatattttgttGAACAAAGAatgtaaatgttatattttcatataaatgaagaattataggaatatataatattaccttctttatttcgacttttcttctttccttctttatcctgtaaaatataaaagtgtaCAATGCACATAATAATCactcaaaaaatattattaaaacatattgAAATCTAGATTTGACTATAATACTCACATAATATAATCATCTAAagcttttattataaatgccGATCATGCAATGTttgcaattaaataaaaaattattgtaacgttatataattaaaatattgtaaatatttctcaattaacaactattgtaataaaatattttttgttgtcatagatcattgaaatatttttttaacaagcaaaaagggaaaaaaaaaaaaagaaaacaactaAAAAAACTCTATCATTGTAAAAGATTCATAAAATAATCCCTTAAtcttagtatatataatactctaataaaataaatttatatatgaataaaatgatcatcagataatgattataattatatttacaatcatAACACACAAGCAAGCTCTTAGCTAGAAATGTGATATGTACACAGCATTCTTCAAATAGATAAGACATGTACTgataacagaagaaaaaaaaaaaaagaataagctTATTGTAGGCAAAGGCAAtaaggaaatataaattatggaGAAGTTTGGTTTGCATTGAAATTAATAGGAAATGTTTACTATCAGGCATAGATATATCTCTCagcttaaatattataaattcattttaatccatatcttatatatgtaaatatcaattagattaaaaatcatcattatcaaagttttttatatcatatatatatgtgtatatatatatatatatatatatatatatatatatatctcctttCTCTAAAAggacataaataatatcgttacgctcaatgatatttttatgtattcaaTTCTTAATACTATTTAAGCTGGCGAGATTGTTTTATAGACAACAAttgaagaattttataaagacGAATATATATCAGAAGAGATCTAATTATCTGTAACATTATGACAGATCGTGCATCAACAAGTGCTATCTTATCACTGCCCATCAAATGTATCATTTACTACATTCTAAAAGAGACCCAAGTGAGAGAACATTGAAAGGGCACCTTTTTCACCTTGTTGCTGGATTCCTTCAGACTCTGGGGAGACGAGGGAGAATTTTTGACTGGGGTCTTCGGTGGACTTGTTGCAGGTTGCGTAGGGGTAGTTACTTCGCGTTCAGAAGGTGATGATTGAATAACAGATACTACAGGAGGTGGAGAAATGGAAGTAGACGTAGACGGCAAAGGTTCGGACGGTGCTAGCGTTTCTATAGGAGTAACACTTAAGGTTTTAGGAGGGGTTTGCTTAGGAGTTGCGATTTTTGCACTCATTGGTGGTAACATTGTCCTAGTCTTAGGCTTCCGCCACCCCTGCATAATACCAAGACAACATTAATAGGACACCAATACCTCTTGTCAAATCACGcagttaaagaaataattatatataccaaATTTTAATCAAGTAATCAACGTGTGTTAATAATGGATTGATTATgcattccaaaaaaaaaaatatatatatatatattttttttttattacgaatatattatcgttgttatttgtatacgaatataaaattaaaaaaaaaaaaaaaaaaaaactgaattCCTTACTTTATCATCATAAAATCCTTGATCATCAGTTCTTTGTTGTCCTAATAATCGATCAGTCTCAAGATCAGTGTccgcttcttcttcgtccGGACCTTCTTCAATTTCTACGTCAGCTTCATCACCTGCTCGTCGAGCTTCCGAATCCTCGCTATTACTTTCCATACATATTCTCCGCCTGGAATCCAATATACTACATCTTAGTTAGATGCACTCGCACAAAAAGTGAAAATCGTATGGGTATtccaaaagtatataaatccaatgtaaatattgaatgaaataaattaaatatacaagTAAACCACACGATTGGAATACCctcttgcaaaaaaaaaaaaagaaaaaaaaaattttttagaaataccTTGGTATCCAAATAGGACTAACACTTGGTTCTGGTGGTTCTTCAGATGGCGATTTAACAGGAAGTGTTTTAGTTCTTTGTAATGCCAttctaatatctttaatagcTGCTTCTACCTCACCACCTATTTCCAAATTGACACTTTGTCTACCTTGAGGTGCCGGTGGTGGAGGTGTACCCAAAGGATCTAATCCATCAAGTTGTAACTCATTGGTCTCATAtgagttttcctttttcgcaataaataaatcaggTGACGATGTTTTCAACGAATGTAAAATATCCTTTGTGACATTTAAACTCACATCTTTGCCAGATTCATTTTCAGTTCCTAACATGTCATTGCGCGTCCTTTgaatgatttctttctctatttcatttatttgccTTTTCATAAGCATTACcgttggattattattatctgtgTCACTGGCATGTCCACTTGATAAACCGTCTTCCAATACAGGCATACTCGTATAGATTCTAAGAGAATCCGAATTATTTCCTAAATCTCCAACTGAACCAAGTAAACCACTGGCTGGCATTAATTCATTATCCATCATCATTAGAGAAACTTCGCTATCTAAATCTCCGCAATTGCTATCGCAGTCAGTTGTTTCAGGACTTAAAGTAAAATTACGTGAGTGGCCAACCTGTAAGCCAACTTCTGTCTCTCCAAGGTCTTCACTGCTTCCAGTGCCTACTGAGAGAtccaaaaaattgttttcatgTTCGCcagtctaaaaaaaaaaaaaaaaaagaaaaaagaaaataaaataacacaattattcattaaattagtgtacatttaaatatataaatactaatgTAAATACTTCGCAattgaaattatcgatatatatatatatatagaatagtatgattaaaaatacaCTCTTACTTTGAACTTGTTAAACATTAGACCaatatacaaattaaacatataaatcaCTTTTTATAAAAGGATATCGTAACTAATATTATCCActgtaaattaataatattaatttactaaATGATTTAGTAAattagttaaaataaatattgatattcaTATTCGTGTAATGTTAGGAAACTGTATAGaaggcatttttttttctcttttttctcccccttttttttataaataaatatagtatttaCATTTTGAGGAAAATCAGGTCTCTGCTTTTTTGGTGACTCGTGTACCATAACCTCCTCAGTTGGGGGTGGACCACTAGCTAAACGCTGACCTACATATGCACTTCCTCCTTGTCTTCGCAACTCATAATCCAAATCCTAGTAAagaagttattaaaaataattttaattaatattctacatcaatgataaaaattaatccaaGTAGTTTaagtatgaaatatattgatataaatttttcaatatatattatataataaattaaaatactcACTTGGAATGGAAACGATTCAatgctattttctttctctttggatGGAGGTggacatttgaaaaattcttctaATACTTTTCGAGTTTCAGAAAATTCATATAAGTAATCAAAAGTACTACCACCTGGTGATACAAGACTACTTATATTGTCAGTAGGTAAAGCTGGTGGTTTCAAtgaatcttcttcttcatcctcaaTTTTAGGAGACGATGgtgaaatatttatcgattgatCTTCCGTGTGAGCTATGGTTGTTTCTATCACAGGTTTTTCTACAATAATTTCAGCAGAGGTATCCTCCTTCTTTAATAAATGGAATCATATAAGATATTAGTTGTGCatataataagataagaaaaaaattattcgtttattaatatacCTCTTTATGATTGGGTGTTGTTGGTAATACTCTTTGTGGAAAGCCAGGTCTTGGTGTCATGTATACAGAGGGTGATGACAACAAACTAGGAAGTTGTGGATTTTCACGAACGCCATAACGTCTTGGACTTCCTGAATACTGTGCGATTGGTAGTTCTCCTATTACTCTTGCTACTTTATGATTACGCTCTGGCGAAGGTGAATCTATTTCACAATCACTTGCTGTTGTTACGACCTAAAAAGGAacaattgtttttgtttacatatagaaattatttaaattatatcaaatataatacctTAAAGAATTCAGATGTATTATGGTGATATGCTGTTGTAGGACTTGGTGTACTACCAACACTAGAACTTGGTGGTTCAGGAGGAATACGACCTCTCTGTTGATCTTCTGTTTCCAAATCTATATTTGTTGTAGTAACTTGAGTCGTATTATTTGATGCTAAATCCAAACGCAGACCTTGCCAATTATCATCTATATCATCGAATACCACCACTTCACCATCACTAACAATAGCCATACTTCTTGCTGGTGTAGTGTGGTTTGATTGATAATCTACACAGTTCTTTGGTAATCCATAATCCAGATCAGTAATACTTTTAGGTACACTGTATTCTACATTATTGCTATTTAAAAtcgaatcataattaataatacaattgcTACGATTACTTTTAGGAGAATCGTAATCAAGGATAGACTTAGTAGGATTACGTCGTACTGAGTGCACCTCAGATGAGAATACAGTTTCTGTAACCTCTCGGTTCGTACGTTGTTTCCTTGTTTCACCAcatctataaaatatgaaataaataataaaacgatgaaataatatatgacaATTAATAACTTCTGAACTTATTATAGAatgtcaaaaaataaatatttaccgaCTTCGTAATTCCCAAATAGTTTGTGTGCTCGGagacttattatttttcttaatggaTAATTTGTTGTCTGCTTGAGTATCCTCGTTATTTAATGAATTCGATGCAGCGTTAAAGCGAGATTTCCTTGCTGCTACTTTTCCTCGGCTTTGAGAGAAAACTTCTCGACCACCAGCGATTTCTATGAttctaaacaaaaataaaaataataattaacgtttatatttaaatccttataatatatatatatatatattttttttttgaatttatattaaaaagtacttttgattgaaaatatttctctatacATTAATACAATTTGTTATGAAATTCAATATGTTACAAtatgcattatttattattttatacaatacacaataataattcatacgtTATCGTCATAAAGCATGGATAATGTCATTTCTATAAACAAACATCGATGATTCAAATGTCAGAGAAACTAACCGCAAAACGTCACATCAAATGTAAGCGTTTTACATTCCTCCTTTGTTAGaacatattatttctctttctctctttctttctctctctctctctctccttctctttctttctctttctttctttttctctctctctctctaaacaTCTATATTCATCAacataaaatgtttattatacattttctgAACGAAATACCATAAGGTTCATTCGTTTTATCATCGTtagatcgaataattttatattaagaaaaaagaaggaaggaggaatgaaaaaaagaaagaaaaaaagaaatatataaacatcatAATTAATCACCGATGAGAGCTAATAATgaagatttaatttttctttccttttcttttttttttttttttttttttttttagaaaaatataaagtttttGATGTTTAATCAAAATGATTCTTACAACGTCCACTTGGTTGCGCTACCGTCGAACTCGAGAAAGAACTTTTTAATCCAACGTTTTGATCCAACgttagagaagaagaaacgcgTAATCTCAATCAAGgcgttgtaatatttttataaaccatTTTAAGTTTGCTCtcgtaaggaagaaaaaaagaatgaaagaatgaaagaacgaaaagaagaaatgaaggaggcgaaaaaaaatttacatatgcAATTGATATACTATtgctttttcttaaaataggTCAAACGTTTTTACGTTACCTGTGTATGTACGGTGATCGATTAAACGAGTTATCGAACAGTAACAAGAGAAGATCGGTAgaattttaaacgatatttccgtttgaatataattattgtacgAATGTAAAAACAAATCGAAAGTAACATTGAATATTTCACTTGGTTTAATATACCAGTCGGCGACAGTGCTCtcgaaatacatatacaaaatttgaaatacacatacggaatataatttttccaataattaaaatcacgATAGAATGCGCATTTGAACGAACTACGaactacgatatatatatatatatatatatatatatatatatatatatatatatatatataatagattccATTCTTAAATTCGATAAACCTAAACGCGCAAACGAGTGAGTTAATTGTTGAACggtttaaaacaaaaaaacaaaaaaagaaagaataaaaaaaaatagttaaaaggaaagaaaaaaaaaagttgaaaaagtAAGGGgaaagaggggaggggggaggaggaggaggaaggaaaaaaagaaaaagaaagaattaaatcatACCTGGGTAAATCCGACAAAGATGGGGGCGTTGAGTGTAAATTAAAAGCGATGTGCCTTGAAAAATCTGTTTAAGCTACGCGCTCTGTTCTAGACAGGCTTGCTAATTACAAAGAAAGTTACTGCGAATTTGTGATAAGCGTTTATAACACACCACCTAACGCACAACACAGAGAGAAACAACGCCACGTTAccacctttctttttcttttttttttttgtatttattttcttttctttttatttatctttctttctttctttttttttttcgcgtttttaatattacaactCGGCCAAGAAAAAAGGGCGATAactgaaatattctttttctttcttttatttttcttttctttcttttttcttttttttttttttttttcttatgaacGCGTATCTCGATATAATTTGCAAATTGACCGAAccttttattatacaaatgttGATTGTGTGTATGACCGATTGCATCTACTTTAAATTCACGAGccgtcgataataacgggatAACAAGTGTGCCGCGGTAAACCGCAATCAGTTGATTATACTTTAAAAGAGAATCAAAACTTCTTTTACCTGGACTGTACGAAACGCACAAGTGACATCATTGATCAACGTTATTAAGCGACATCATTAAAAACgacaattttgaaatttcgCGCTATTCgtgaatttgaaatattttattttaatgttttccgtcatttttctttttccttttttcttttcttttttcgcacGAACGAACATCGCCATAAAGGATGACGACGATCCCTTTGCGCTCggctcatttttctttttaaggtTAAGTACAGAATGTTCGAAAAGTTCGAACCACGTATACGTAACGCATACAACAAAATGGCGTCGGAACTAGGCGCCAAttacaaatatcatttataccATCTCGTACACGTAAAAAGTTTCTCAACGTTTTGAACAAACTGTACACTCTTCTTTGATTACACAAGACGTACAATcctagtaaaaaaaattatcggaattatcaaatttcttcgaaaatacatCCGTATACCCTTTTACGTTATACGCTCGAGTTGCTTACGTCGCATTATTCCTTTGTAACATAtacaacacatatatatctaaaaagaGGTTAGATGATATTAttttgtgagaaaaaaaaatatatatatatatatatttaatttataaatatataaaataaatatatattcttttttttcttatgcaaagtatatattatatagtataatatatttatatactacatagatatatgtttatattagagtatatgaaaaaatattattatatttttaattatattatttcttatatataatatataaactaatgtgttaagaaaatgataaaaaatattacctgGAGTTTCGTAATTTGTAGCTGCGATCTCCTTTAGCGGAGGTCAAAATATAAACGGGACTTTCCTCGGGTCCACTGTCCTCTTGTTGCGATTGCGTCTGATGATCGCTACCCGCCAGGCTCCCATATTGAGGTGCATCCTCGCTTCGTCCCGATGCCGAAGACGAGCTCGAGGATAATGGCTTCTTCGTAGACGTACCGATTGGCAGTTGGCCCTCGGCACCATAACCGGCCACCACGCTCGCCGTCCTACGGGACAGCGAAGCTGATTTTTTTCTGCCATTCGCTCGTTTCCTATACCTATGAACGTAACTTCGAACTCTTAACAATCATCCATCGTTTGAAACGATTCGGATTGATTACAAGCCTCACTTATACAACACACATAAAgcgtatctttctttcttttttttccaaacgaCACAACaccattataaaaaaaaaaaaaaaaaaaaaaaaaaaaaaaaaaatgaagatcaTTCGGcggatttattaaaaaaaatattatggaaCACGACCAATTATCTTCCTTccattctccctcttttcttacttcttttttattattattgctatcctttttttcctctactttcgatttttttctcttactctctgcctctctctctctctttttttttctttttactgtttaattattacactCGATGTACTTTCTTCAATCGTCGTAAAGGAAGTGCTTTTAACGAGCAACAACACCAATTGCCAATTTACTCCATCGATAATGGGGGAGAGAGTGGGTGACGGGGTGGATTAGTGGGGGGAGGGGAGCTATTATTGGTACACGTGCCACCGCAATCGAACGTGAGAATAACGCGCATTCGATGGGCGCGTTTGTaatacgaagagaaagaaaaaccattatattcttttatataaatcgattctgagattaatattttttttccaccctcctatctcttcttcctcctcttctttttccttttcttctttcctttccctctcttttttctttaaatacaaACTTTAAATTAGACGCCCGTTTTTTCAGGTTCttcacaaatataaaaattcactaACTAACTTGActaacctaaaaaaaaaaaagaaaagaaaaaaaaaaatctacggGAGATAATCGGACTAAATTTAGCCAATATTATCTTCTTCGTTGTTTATCATCGTTCTTTAATCTCGTTTATTTATCCGATATGAGACACCGACAAACGTTCACGTATTTTAAACCAATTCAAGGACATACTGGGCGAGCTGGAAGTTCTCGTTACAAAAAtcgcgattaatttttttcgagacatt is a genomic window containing:
- the LOC124947164 gene encoding uncharacterized protein LOC124947164 isoform X6, whose amino-acid sequence is MNGHTPKGHERYVAMTSLILENADLNRLFPKCRPRGGPPPPPGGSTQNSQPHDDNPCQTEPASVTTITTSSTVTIAVSANETTPPTNLVSVISDDMIDLERDTSDRYRKRANGRKKSASLSRRTASVVAGYGAEGQLPIGTSTKKPLSSSSSSASGRSEDAPQYGSLAGSDHQTQSQQEDSGPEESPVYILTSAKGDRSYKLRNSRIIEIAGGREVFSQSRGKVAARKSRFNAASNSLNNEDTQADNKLSIKKNNKSPSTQTIWELRSRCGETRKQRTNREVTETVFSSEVHSVRRNPTKSILDYDSPKSNRSNCIINYDSILNSNNVEYSVPKSITDLDYGLPKNCVDYQSNHTTPARSMAIVSDGEVVVFDDIDDNWQGLRLDLASNNTTQVTTTNIDLETEDQQRGRIPPEPPSSSVGSTPSPTTAYHHNTSEFFKVVTTASDCEIDSPSPERNHKVARVIGELPIAQYSGSPRRYGVRENPQLPSLLSSPSVYMTPRPGFPQRVLPTTPNHKEKEDTSAEIIVEKPVIETTIAHTEDQSINISPSSPKIEDEEEDSLKPPALPTDNISSLVSPGGSTFDYLYEFSETRKVLEEFFKCPPPSKEKENSIESFPFQDLDYELRRQGGSAYVGQRLASGPPPTEEVMVHESPKKQRPDFPQNTGEHENNFLDLSVGTGSSEDLGETEVGLQVGHSRNFTLSPETTDCDSNCGDLDSEVSLMMMDNELMPASGLLGSVGDLGNNSDSLRIYTSMPVLEDGLSSGHASDTDNNNPTVMLMKRQINEIEKEIIQRTRNDMLGTENESGKDVSLNVTKDILHSLKTSSPDLFIAKKENSYETNELQLDGLDPLGTPPPPAPQGRQSVNLEIGGEVEAAIKDIRMALQRTKTLPVKSPSEEPPEPSVSPIWIPSILDSRRRICMESNSEDSEARRAGDEADVEIEEGPDEEEADTDLETDRLLGQQRTDDQGFYDDKGWRKPKTRTMLPPMSAKIATPKQTPPKTLSVTPIETLAPSEPLPSTSTSISPPPVVSVIQSSPSEREVTTPTQPATSPPKTPVKNSPSSPQSLKESSNKVKKDKEGKKKSRNKEALLDDPSVLIEGVLFRARYLGSTQLVCEGQPTKSTRMCQAEEAVSRIKDGPVPMQATLLNYGGQHGYGRCSITSQGSLEEDECDSSEELIGSASGGGQSETHTIAAQPKLAPISGSLGPTTVFRLQFLGSVEVEEEGGRKRRKRLKNHMVEEAVTKIKALAPDGETQPSTEVDLFISTEKIMVLNTDLKEIMMDHALRTISYIADIGDLVVLMARRRFVPHEMEEAPKINRTPKMICHVFESEEAQFIAQSIGQAFQVAYMEFLKANGIEDHSFVKEMDYQEVLNSQEIFGDELQMFAKKEMQKEVVVPKAKGEILGVVIVESGWGSMLPTVVIANLAPAGAAARCGQLNIGDQIIAINGVSLVGLPLSTCQTYIKNSKNQTVVKLTVVPCAPVVEVKIKRPDTKYQLGFSVQNGVICSLLRGGIAERGGVRVGHRIIEINNQSVVAVPHEKIVNLLATSVGEILMKTMPTSMFRLLTGQESPVYI
- the LOC124947164 gene encoding uncharacterized protein LOC124947164 isoform X13; this encodes MKYSLSCSPQMKRVREENGHTPKGHERYVAMTSLILENADLNRLFPKCRPRGGPPPPPGGSTQNSQPHDDNPCQTEPASVTTITTSSTVTIAVSANETTPPTNLVSVISDDMIDLERDTSDRYRKRANGRKKSASLSRRTASVVAGYGAEGQLPIGTSTKKPLSSSSSSASGRSEDAPQYGSLAGSDHQTQSQQEDSGPEESPVYILTSAKGDRSYKLRNSRIIEIAGGREVFSQSRGKVAARKSRFNAASNSLNNEDTQADNKLSIKKNNKSPSTQTIWELRSRCGETRKQRTNREVTETVFSSEVHSVRRNPTKSILDYDSPKSNRSNCIINYDSILNSNNVEYSVPKSITDLDYGLPKNCVDYQSNHTTPARSMAIVSDGEVVVFDDIDDNWQGLRLDLASNNTTQVTTTNIDLETEDQQRGRIPPEPPSSSVGSTPSPTTAYHHNTSEFFKVVTTASDCEIDSPSPERNHKVARVIGELPIAQYSGSPRRYGVRENPQLPSLLSSPSVYMTPRPGFPQRVLPTTPNHKEKEDTSAEIIVEKPVIETTIAHTEDQSINISPSSPKIEDEEEDSLKPPALPTDNISSLVSPGGSTFDYLYEFSETRKVLEEFFKCPPPSKEKENSIESFPFQDLDYELRRQGGSAYVGQRLASGPPPTEEVMVHESPKKQRPDFPQNTGEHENNFLDLSVGTGSSEDLGETEVGLQVGHSRNFTLSPETTDCDSNCGDLDSEVSLMMMDNELMPASGLLGSVGDLGNNSDSLRIYTSMPVLEDGLSSGHASDTDNNNPTVMLMKRQINEIEKEIIQRTRNDMLGTENESGKDVSLNVTKDILHSLKTSSPDLFIAKKENSYETNELQLDGLDPLGTPPPPAPQGRQSVNLEIGGEVEAAIKDIRMALQRTKTLPVKSPSEEPPEPSVSPIWIPSILDSRRRICMESNSEDSEARRAGDEADVEIEEGPDEEEADTDLETDRLLGQQRTDDQGFYDDKGWRKPKTRTMLPPMSAKIATPKQTPPKTLSVTPIETLAPSEPLPSTSTSISPPPVVSVIQSSPSEREVTTPTQPATSPPKTPVKNSPSSPQSLKESSNKVKKDKEGKKKSRNKEALLDDPSVLIEGVLFRARYLGSTQLVCEGQPTKSTRMCQAEEAVSRIKAPDGETQPSTEVDLFISTEKIMVLNTDLKEIMMDHALRTISYIADIGDLVVLMARRRFVPHEMEEAPKINRTPKMICHVFESEEAQFIAQSIGQAFQVAYMEFLKANGIEDHSFVKEMDYQEVLNSQEIFGDELQMFAKKEMQKEVVVPKAKGEILGVVIVESGWGSMLPTVVIANLAPAGAAARCGQLNIGDQIIAINGVSLVGLPLSTCQTYIKNSKNQTVVKLTVVPCAPVVEVKIKRPDTKYQLGFSVQNGVICSLLRGGIAERGGVRVGHRIIEINNQSVVAVPHEKIVNLLATSVGEILMKTMPTSMFRLLTGQESPVYI